A part of Chthoniobacterales bacterium genomic DNA contains:
- a CDS encoding ABC transporter ATP-binding protein, whose product MSTKKLIAETLGKVDPAPVVDSAEKHVVLSLENVSKRFCRDLKRSLYYGVQDIGRELIGQSQSGDNLRPDEFWALKNVNFELKSGDCLGIVGINGCGKTTLMRVIAGLIKPTTGRITVRGRLAPLLALGAGFNPVLTGRENIYANMSVLGLTYDEISERFEDVVKFSEIGYAIEAPVQTYSSGMQARLGFACAIATQPDILLLDEVLAVGDLNFRRKCLERLFEMRANGMSLVIVHHSPGILLAIAQKAIYMRRGEVIGQGAIEDVVKTYEKDLLEDMPRKVRAATNSNSDEDEEVSDRELKFLALELQTTDGTELVPGVDAVVVIRVRANVPLEQLNTTVTVFRKPDMDESTRKNDKQILKMISRRDGGSLVDVAPGEYEIRIALPSLGLVAGIYQIHARITRPERVVLGVRRSALFVVGVEDPMRISVYHQARTWSAATANGTSVPTRKVHNASDEADDFLEMGDETKVEV is encoded by the coding sequence CGAGAATGTTTCCAAGCGCTTCTGCCGGGATCTCAAGCGCTCGCTTTACTACGGCGTGCAGGACATCGGCCGGGAATTGATCGGCCAGTCGCAGAGCGGCGACAATCTGCGACCCGACGAATTCTGGGCGCTGAAGAATGTCAACTTCGAGCTGAAGTCCGGCGATTGCCTCGGCATCGTCGGCATCAACGGCTGCGGCAAGACGACGCTCATGCGGGTGATCGCCGGTCTCATCAAGCCGACGACGGGTCGCATCACCGTGCGAGGTCGTCTCGCGCCGCTCCTCGCGCTTGGCGCGGGCTTCAACCCCGTGCTCACCGGCCGGGAGAACATCTACGCGAACATGTCGGTGCTAGGGCTGACGTATGACGAAATCAGCGAGCGCTTCGAGGACGTCGTGAAATTCTCCGAGATCGGTTATGCGATCGAGGCTCCCGTGCAGACCTACAGCTCGGGCATGCAGGCCCGCCTTGGCTTTGCCTGCGCGATCGCGACGCAGCCCGACATCCTGCTGCTCGACGAAGTGCTGGCCGTCGGCGACCTCAATTTTCGCCGCAAGTGCCTCGAGCGTCTGTTCGAGATGCGCGCGAACGGCATGTCGCTCGTCATCGTGCACCATTCCCCAGGCATCCTGCTCGCCATCGCCCAGAAGGCAATCTACATGCGGCGTGGCGAGGTCATCGGCCAGGGCGCGATCGAGGATGTCGTGAAGACCTACGAGAAGGATTTGCTCGAGGACATGCCTCGCAAGGTCCGGGCTGCCACGAATTCCAACAGCGACGAGGACGAGGAGGTGAGCGATCGCGAGCTGAAGTTCCTCGCCCTCGAACTCCAGACCACGGACGGAACGGAACTCGTTCCCGGTGTTGATGCCGTGGTCGTTATCCGCGTGCGCGCGAACGTGCCTCTCGAGCAGCTCAACACGACGGTCACTGTCTTCCGCAAGCCGGACATGGACGAGTCCACCCGCAAGAACGACAAGCAGATCCTCAAGATGATCTCGCGCCGCGACGGCGGCAGTCTCGTGGATGTGGCGCCGGGCGAATACGAGATTCGCATCGCGCTGCCCTCGCTCGGCCTTGTCGCCGGCATCTACCAGATCCATGCACGGATCACCCGGCCCGAGCGCGTCGTTCTCGGCGTGCGCCGCAGCGCGCTCTTCGTTGTCGGAGTGGAGGATCCCATGAGGATTTCCGTCTATCACCAAGCCCGGACATGGAGCGCTGCGACCGCCAACGGCACGTCGGTGCCCACCCGGAAAGTTCACAACGCCTCGGATGAAGCCGACGACTTCCTCGAGATGGGCGACGAAACCAAGGTCGAGGTCTGA
- a CDS encoding methyltransferase domain-containing protein — protein sequence MEDIGRHEDEILGNRAHWEKKPLLRSCYHAFYREIAARLKSIPGLTTLELGSGIGAIKDVIPQCVTSDIFDNPWLDRRENAYAIQFPDAALSDLILFDVFHHLEFPGTALAEMARVVVPGGRLIVFEPDMSLLGKFVYGCCHPEPLGLGKPITWTAPPGVDAASGGYYAGQANATRIFRKREVAEWENSWRLVATRRLTNLRYFGSGGFSGPQLLPSFLEGPLKVVENVLSLAPGLFSARLLLVLERREQA from the coding sequence GTGGAGGACATCGGCCGTCACGAGGACGAAATCCTCGGCAACCGTGCGCACTGGGAAAAGAAGCCACTCCTGCGAAGCTGCTATCACGCGTTTTACCGTGAGATTGCGGCCCGGTTGAAATCGATCCCCGGCCTGACCACGCTGGAACTCGGCTCCGGCATTGGCGCGATTAAGGATGTCATTCCGCAATGCGTCACTTCCGATATTTTCGATAACCCCTGGTTGGATCGGCGTGAGAATGCCTATGCGATTCAGTTTCCCGACGCAGCCCTGAGTGATCTCATTCTTTTCGACGTTTTCCACCATCTCGAGTTTCCCGGCACCGCGCTCGCGGAAATGGCTCGAGTCGTCGTGCCCGGCGGTCGGTTGATCGTTTTCGAACCCGACATGAGTCTGCTCGGCAAGTTCGTTTACGGGTGCTGCCATCCAGAGCCACTCGGTTTGGGGAAACCAATTACGTGGACTGCTCCGCCGGGCGTTGACGCGGCGAGCGGCGGCTACTATGCCGGCCAAGCCAATGCCACCCGGATTTTTCGAAAGCGGGAGGTTGCCGAATGGGAAAACTCGTGGCGGCTGGTCGCCACGAGACGTCTGACAAATCTGCGCTATTTCGGCAGCGGAGGTTTCAGCGGACCGCAGCTTCTTCCCTCCTTTTTGGAGGGCCCGCTAAAAGTTGTCGAAAATGTGTTGTCCCTCGCACCGGGATTGTTTTCCGCGCGTCTCCTTCTCGTGCTCGAACGACGCGAACAAGCTTAA
- a CDS encoding FkbM family methyltransferase: MLSTKQKIGVARLLSRAACAARKLAGHSSRDIFHRGGLAYELDLHEGIDLSIYLFGAFEPDVVAYYTPVLREGSVVLDIGANIGAHALRMASLVGDSGKVVAIEPTDWAFAKLTRNVGLNAAIAPRIERVQGFVAANAGEVLPGDICSSWPLDAGDSSGLDESQGRSFPTTGARVVTLAGLCEEFELLKIDLIKLDVDGHEINVLEGGLGVIERFRPAIVIELAPYVFANGDGDVCRILEMLASVGYRTAAHGRARLSLSEPRAVLSRIPKNGGINVMIQ, translated from the coding sequence ATGTTGTCCACAAAACAAAAAATCGGAGTCGCGCGACTGCTCAGCCGCGCTGCCTGCGCCGCGCGCAAGCTCGCAGGGCACAGTAGCCGCGACATTTTCCACCGGGGCGGACTCGCTTACGAACTCGATCTTCACGAGGGGATCGATCTTTCCATCTATCTCTTCGGCGCTTTCGAGCCCGACGTGGTTGCCTACTACACGCCGGTCCTTCGGGAAGGCTCCGTTGTTCTCGATATTGGCGCAAACATCGGCGCGCACGCCCTTCGCATGGCCTCGCTCGTGGGTGACAGCGGCAAAGTGGTCGCGATCGAACCGACGGACTGGGCCTTCGCCAAGCTTACCCGTAATGTGGGTCTCAATGCCGCCATCGCCCCACGCATCGAGCGCGTTCAGGGCTTCGTGGCCGCGAATGCCGGCGAGGTCTTGCCCGGGGACATTTGCTCCAGCTGGCCGCTGGATGCGGGGGATTCCTCCGGCCTTGACGAATCGCAGGGGCGCTCCTTCCCGACGACCGGCGCACGGGTCGTCACGCTCGCGGGCCTTTGCGAAGAATTCGAACTTTTAAAGATCGACCTTATCAAACTGGACGTCGATGGCCATGAGATCAACGTGCTCGAGGGAGGGCTCGGCGTCATCGAGCGCTTCCGCCCTGCGATCGTGATCGAGCTTGCCCCCTATGTGTTCGCCAACGGCGATGGTGACGTATGTCGGATCCTCGAAATGCTTGCGAGCGTCGGCTATCGCACGGCTGCCCATGGACGCGCCCGGCTGTCCCTGTCCGAACCGCGTGCCGTTCTTTCGCGCATCCCGAAGAATGGCGGCATCAACGTGATGATCCAATGA